Sequence from the Prunus persica cultivar Lovell chromosome G5, Prunus_persica_NCBIv2, whole genome shotgun sequence genome:
AGACTCAATGTTAATGGCAAGTGGTGCTCCAACACAGCAAGCTGTAACTAATACAGATAACGGAGGCAAAAATGGCCGAATAGCATCGCATATTCGGGGAAAGAACCTGAAGGCGAAATTACAATAGACAAGTCAGAATCTCTACAAGTGAACATTGGGCTAAAAGAATGTTATTCAGAGTTGGTGTATCACCGATTCAAAAGCAACCCTGCAGCAACTGGTGTAACTACAATCTGCAGAATGCTGGACACCATTCCCTTTACATCAACAGGCAGTCTCTTTCCGATGAGCAAGAGTGATAAGAGTGGTGTGATGATTACTGCAGTAGCAGTAGACAGTGATGTCATGACAATGCTTAGAGGGGCCATTGGCGGGTCCGTCAGAAAAGTAGCATAATTTGAGAGCTGGGCGCCGCTAACACAAGATACCAACATAATTCCAGCACCTGATCACAGATTTAAGAAAAGTTAGTACATTCATGCCAGGTGTTTTGACAGGGAGGCAGGGTGAATCATACCTACTGGAGTTGGAAGACCAAAtattgatactgagataatgCCAAAAATATATCCAAGAAGCGGCTTGACAAGAAATTGGCCAATATAACCGGCAAGAATAGCTGTTGGTCTCTTGAAAGCTTCGAGGAAATCCTTTTCGCTGGAATTAACCCCCACTGCAAACATCAAAAACCCCAAGGCAGGTGCATAGTACCTGGAACGATATTGCAAGAACACAATTATAAGCATGTCCTTGGCACAATATCATTTGTTCAATGAATACGACATTTAATTTCACATCGACATAATCAAATCTAAACTTTCCACCTTCCAATAGCTGCACCAGAATACTTCAGGGCAGGAAATACAACTTAATCTGAAGTTCACTCTTCATTCTGTAATTTGCAAAATGTTTTAATCTGGATTTCAAAACAATTAGATCCCTCTGTCCATGTCTGTTTAATTAAATGAATGGAAAAGTGCAAAAGTGCCCACCACATGATCATGGGACTgttattacaatttacaacaaaGGGAAGAGGCCGCAAGTCAACTAATTGTGTTTGATCATGTTTGAAGGAACCAAATTGAAACACTTCGTTATTTATAGGATGAAAAGTGTGCTTACAATAAAAGTACACGTGTTTTATGCAATGAATTACAATTTACATAGAAAATGAACTAAAGCTTCCCCGCCATGTTAGGCAGCAAAGAGAATACACAGTCAACATAGAAATAGCGAAGACCCGGTACTCCCTAATTCCAAATGCATTTTACGTAACAATCCAATATATACAAATTATATTTCTAACTGTGATTGGatgaatttcttcttctttcctcttcatTCACTTAGTTTcccctttaaaataaaatgtatacACAAGGACCACAACTGCATTTAGccaaactccattttttagcaCAGTGATGTTAAAAGTCAACCTTCCTTGGAAGTAACTCATTGTCTCTATAATGGAATAGTgtaaacaaaatattcaatt
This genomic interval carries:
- the LOC18775900 gene encoding probable sodium/metabolite cotransporter BASS6, chloroplastic isoform X3 — its product is MFAVGVNSSEKDFLEAFKRPTAILAGYIGQFLVKPLLGYIFGIISVSIFGLPTPVGAGIMLVSCVSGAQLSNYATFLTDPPMAPLSIVMTSLSTATAVIITPLLSLLLIGKRLPVDVKGMVSSILQIVVTPVAAGLLLNRFFPRICDAIRPFLPPLSVLVTACCVGAPLAINIESVTSPFGLTILLLIIAFHFTAFVAGYFLTGMVFHKTPDVKALQRTLSYETGMQSSLLALALANRFFQDPLVGVPPAISTVIMSLMGFSLVMVWAKRKE
- the LOC18775900 gene encoding probable sodium/metabolite cotransporter BASS6, chloroplastic isoform X2 — its product is MHPDHRRYYAPALGFLMFAVGVNSSEKDFLEAFKRPTAILAGYIGQFLVKPLLGYIFGIISVSIFGLPTPVGAGIMLVSCVSGAQLSNYATFLTDPPMAPLSIVMTSLSTATAVIITPLLSLLLIGKRLPVDVKGMVSSILQIVVTPVAAGLLLNRFFPRICDAIRPFLPPLSVLVTACCVGAPLAINIESVTSPFGLTILLLIIAFHFTAFVAGYFLTGMVFHKTPDVKALQRTLSYETGMQSSLLALALANRFFQDPLVGVPPAISTVIMSLMGFSLVMVWAKRKE